Sequence from the bacterium genome:
GTACCGCGTGGTCGTGGACGACGGCGTACCCGTCCTCGACACCTGCGGCACCGGCGGCGGCGCGTTCACCACCTTCAACATTTCCACCGCCGCCGCACTGCTGGCCGCCGGCGCGGGCGTGCCCGTCGCCAAGCACGGCAACCGGTCCTTCACCTCGCGGAGCGGCAGCGCTGATGTCTTGGAGGCGCTCGGCGTGGTGATCGACCTCCCGCCCGAGCGGCTGGCCGATGTGCTCCGAGAGGCCGGGATCGTCTTCATGTTCGCGCCACGGCTGCACCCGGCCATGCGCCACGTGGCCCCCGTGCGCCGGGAGCTCGGCATCCCGACCATCATGAACCTGCTCGGCCCGCTGACCAATCCGGCCGGCGCCCGGCGCCAGCTCATCGGCGTGGCCGACCCCGCGCTGCTCGAGCTGATCGCACACGCATTGGTCGAGCTGGGCCACGAGCACGCGCTCGTCGTCCACGGCGCTCCGGGGATGGACGAGCTCAGCCCCGTCGGGCCCACGGAAGTCTACGAGGTGAGGGGCGCCCGCATCGAACGCTACCGCTTCGAGCCCGACCGACGCCTGGGTTGGT
This genomic interval carries:
- the trpD gene encoding anthranilate phosphoribosyltransferase; this translates as MEQFDVSANANDHAAFSLTPFLQRIIARQDLTAEEAEAAFNGIMEGHASPLQVAALLAALRAKGEAPQEVAGGVRALRRAMYRVVVDDGVPVLDTCGTGGGAFTTFNISTAAALLAAGAGVPVAKHGNRSFTSRSGSADVLEALGVVIDLPPERLADVLREAGIVFMFAPRLHPAMRHVAPVRRELGIPTIMNLLGPLTNPAGARRQLIGVADPALLELIAHALVELGHEHALVVHGAPGMDELSPVGPTEVYEVRGARIERYRFEPDRRLGWSGLDPADLAGSDPAGNARLIEGVLEGRIRGAARAAVILNAGAALYLGGQVDSLEEGVELAERALEEGAGVDALQRLRAASRAAADRAAAD